Part of the Methanobacterium paludis genome is shown below.
AAGGATTTTATTAGGAACGTTGGAGTAACAAAAGAAATTTACTGACGTATCAGTGAAAAACAGGGCTCTTACCTAAAATCGTAAAATTTGATACGTAGCTTTATATAGTGATAGCAAAAATATCGAACACTTATTCTATTTTGAATTATTTTCACTTGAACAAATTACAACCACTAACATGGCATGGCCATCGTTCGATGAATGGTTTTTAGGTCTTTTTATTAATAACTGAGTTATTTTTAGGTCTTTTATTAACAATTGAGTTATTATTTTACTTGAAGTAGCAACAATCATTCTAATTTTCAAAATCATACATTGAAATACATTTATTTCCCCTGGTTAGAAGACAATTAGTTTCCACTGGAGTTTATGGATTGATAGGTATATCTTGGAGGTATTCTAATGTTTCTAGGCGGGCCACTTCCAATGGGTTCCATCTACGGTTAGTAATTGGCATATTCTTATCCCTATCTTAGTTGTTCGTATCAGATTATAAAAAGAAGGTTAAATTTCGTTTAATTCCGTATTTATGTAATTAATATTTGATTTTTTTAAAGGCCTACTCCACATTCCAACCCACATAACCTCCAATTAGATTATAGACCTCAGTAAAACCTGCCTCTTTCATGGCCTTCAGAGCTAGGCCCCCCCTACGGCCTGTTTTACAATAAACTATATATTTCTTATTTTTATCAAATTTCTCCAGATTCTCACTGAAATCCGGATCTGTAAAATCCAAGTTCTCTGCATTTTTAATATGGCCCTCAGCGAATTCCCAAGGGGCTCTAACATCCAATATAATAAAATCTTCGTTTTCCATTA
Proteins encoded:
- a CDS encoding rhodanese-like domain-containing protein, with the translated sequence MSTIKNITPIEALKLMENEDFIILDVRAPWEFAEGHIKNAENLDFTDPDFSENLEKFDKNKKYIVYCKTGRRGGLALKAMKEAGFTEVYNLIGGYVGWNVE